Below is a window of Salvelinus sp. IW2-2015 linkage group LG35, ASM291031v2, whole genome shotgun sequence DNA.
tccaatgacggtgccacgttgaaagtcactgagctcttcagcggtcatggcaacggaacatttagaatgaacgactgggtcacatcCATAGACAAAaggacttaacgactgggtcgatactctggcaaccgaaccgatagaacgaatgaccagccgACTTGGGTagtaaccctagatttgtgtcggatTATATCTCGTGGAATaattaaatagtatgaataaattcatcaaaattgtgtttttaatgaaaatatgtcaatcattatttgaatattggtaacccattgtatacaaatgataatgccctcaaagctgtGTTTCGAGGATATATTAGCATGGTTTGCTAATAATACCCATGGCAATATATATAATTTCCAGTGTGCCTTGTATTTTgaagtgaattgtagagttaccacccacgACAGAATTTGTTAGTGGTTGTTGAATTTGTTAATTTTcaagacatggttgttgaatttattcattttcagtcctgtggacTTAACCAAGTGAATTCCTACTGTTAGGCGAATATTAACATTAAAATTGAAATGTTTATGAAAATACCCAACATATACAGTATCATAAGACCTTACTTTGATGGCCAAGTTTTACCCAAACACAGAAGGGTTAGGaacctcctggtttacaggccataTCAAGACTGCAAGTCTCATTATGCTGGCTTACAAAGTGATGAGTAATTCCTATTCGAATCTAGCCAGTGTTAGGACatccaacagttggaatttttattcacctgcaaccagcattcagaatgactgttatGGTTAGGAATATTAATAAAAGGAGACTACCATTTAacctggaacaaccatttcagtaacaggtgcaataaatCAAACTAACTGATTGAATTCGTTTATTTATCTTTATGTAGCATAGGATTTTGAActtaatcaatgtacatgcaaaaacacttaaaacaatcctatttttttttgctgcagtagagcatgctgggaaatacgataatgatgggtgtgaatttctccacagagaaactgacACAATCACACTTGAAAcgggttattaacaccaacaatGGGTTTATTTTAAACCACAGGGTCAATTTCACTCTTGAATCAACAGGTAACAGTGGTCAATTTGCTGTGTACATTCCCTCTAATGATATAAAGCAAAATTGGCTATTTATGGATTACCTTCCATAATAatctgaaatgtcagataatagcTCAATCttgattgattaaataaaaccttATAAACTTCTGGTATGATTAAGCAAAACGACTTCCAAGAATGGCACAATTCTTGAGCCTCCCAGACAATCAGCTTTCCTGTTCACATTTTGCCCAATCTTGCCATCCACCTGCATAGTGTTGTacgctagaaagagagagaaaaggaagagaataAGTGAGCGATTAATGCTTAAAGAActgagcagcaggtagcctagtggttagagcattgggccagtaaccgaaaggttgctagatcgaatccccgagctgacaaggtaaaaatctgtcgttctgcccatgaacaaggcagttaacccactgttcctcggtaggccgtcattgaaaataagaatttgtttttaactgacttgcctagttaaataaaggttaaataaaaactgaTATAATGAAATAGTCCCTGTTTTTCACAACTAcagcataaaaaataaatatttccatGTAGTTGATCAGATGTTTTAGTACTGTATGTGGCACTTCCCCATGGTGCTGAGCATGCTGGGTAAAGCACTGTTGTGTAAAGAAGTGAAATAAAATCGGCCTTAAACAAAATTAAGTCAAGAGCTGAATTGTATTTTCTATAGCATGAAAAAGCATGACATGAAGAAATCTCAAAAGTGAGAAGTTATTTCTAGCCTATGCATTTTATATCAATATAATATAGGCCTGCAATGTATAGTATGGTACTACTAGTAGTGTGTGCATAATGCAGTCTCTCACTCTTTATATCCTAGAGCGACGGCTTGGTCTAGGGCTTTTTGGCTCCTTATCCCAGCCAGGCAGGAAAAGACAATGTGGTCTGTCGGCTGGGGCATGTCTCCACCATACTTCTCCTTGAACTCCTCAGGATTCAGCTGGAGGGCAATGTTCACCTGTCCCACTGCAACGGAATGGAAAATAACAGTATACAACAGAACTGAGGCATAAAGAGCAGACTTTTTTACACAATTGTGTCCTATGAATATCATGTCTTTATCATGTCTATCTGCAAATCAGTAGCCTATGTCCCTAAAAGTGTGCTAGGAATGTCAAAGAGGTTGGTGGAAGCCCACGAGTGCTACTAGAAGTTGTCATAACATAATGTGTTTGTTTGCATTGAAATGGATTTGTTTTTGtgccagaaaatcatattgtaaaAGAAAAGGGGAGCGGCACACACTAGGAGTgcagatgcaataattgaataaccaaCGTTTTAACAGCTAAAGTGTCTCCATCAGGATAACACAGCAGGTCACTAGcttgtatatacactgaacaaaaatataaaacacaacatgcaacaatgtcaatgaTTGTACTgcgttacaattcatataaggaaatcaatcaattgaaatacattcattaggccctaatctatggatttcacatgactgggcaggggtgcaggcatgggtgggcctgggtggACATAGGCCCATCCacctgggagccaggcccagccttTTTCCCACAAAGggtttttattacagacagaaatactcctcagtgtcattagctgtctgggtggctggtcagatgatcccgcaggtgaagaagccggatgtggaggtcctgggctggtgtggttacaatGTGGTCTGCGGATgtcaggccggttggacgtactgtcaaattctctaaaacaacgttggaggtggcttatggtagagaaatgaactttcaaatctctggcaacaggtctggtggacattgctgcagtcagcatgccaattgcacactcccttaaaaTGTAgatatctgtagcattgtgtgacaaaactgcacatttaagcgTGGCCTATACTGCCCCTATCACAAAGTACACATGTATACTGTAGtttgaaaggacacacacaggtgtctgtaatcatggccggctGAGGCTTGACTTCATTGGTGGATTTACAGATAAAATAGAACATATAAAAAAGCATGAATGATTACATATGATCATACCGCCATAATCAAACAGGGAAAggttcatccagaggcggcactcctagtggccggggactttaatgcagggaaacttaaatcagttttaagttaaatgtacaaccagagggaaaaaaattgctCCACCTTTACTCctcacacagagatgcgtacaaagctctccctcgccctccatttggaaaatatgaccataattctatcctcctaattcctgcttacaagcaaaaattaaagcaggaagcaccagtgactagatcactAAAAAAGTGGTGagataaagcagatgctaaactacaggacagactggaatatgttctgagattcttccgatggcattgagtagtacaccacatcagtcactggctttatcaataagtgcattgaggatgtcgtccccacagtgactgtacgtacataccccaactagaagccatggattacaggaaacattcgcactgagctaaagggtagagctgtcgctttcaaggagcgggactctaacctggaagcttatgaGAAATCCCACTATGCACTCCAATGAACCATTAAATGGGTAAAgcatcaatacagaactaagatcgaatcgtactacactggctccgatgctcgtgagatgtggcagggcttgcaaatgattagactacaaagggaagcacagccgagagccgagagctgcccagtgacacgagcttaccagacaagctaaataacttctatgcaagtaacactgaaatatgcatgagagcatcagctgttccggacgactgtgtgatcacgccacgctctctgcagccgatgtgagtaagacctttaaacaggtcaacattcacaaggccgcagggccagacagattaccaggacgtgtactccgagcatgcgcttaccaactggcaagtgtcttcactgacattttcaacctctccctgtcggaatctaataccaacatgtttcaagcagaccaccatagtccctgtgcccaagaacactaaggcaacctgcctaaatgactactgacccgtagcactcacgtctgtatccatgaaatgctttgaaaggctggtcatggctcacatcaataccattatcctagaaaccctagacccactccaatttgcataaggcaccaacagatccacagatgatgcaatctctatggcactccacactgccctttcacacctggacaaaaggaacacctatgtgagaatactattcattgactacagctcagcgttcaacaccatactgccctcaaagctcaccactaagctaaggaccctggcactAAAGACCTCCCTCTGGAAcccgatcctggacttcctgatgggccaccccctggtggtaagggtaggtaacaacacatccaccacgcccgatcctcaacacgggggcccctcaggggtgcatgctcagtcccctcctgtactccctgttcactcatgactgcacggccaggcacgactccaacaccatcattaagtttgctgatgacaacagtggtaggcctgatcaccgacaacgatgagacagcctatagggaggaggtcagagacctgaccatgtggtgcaaggacatcaatctctccctcaacgtgaccaagacaaaggagatgattgtggactacaggaaaaggaggaccgagcccgcccccattctcatcgacggggctgtagtagaacaggttgagagcttcaagttccttggcgtccacatcgccaaaaaactaacatggtccaagcacaccaagacagtcatgaagagggcacgacaaaacctattcccccagaggagaccgaaaagatttggcatgggtcctcagattctcaaaagattttacagctgcaccattgagagcatcctgacgggttgcatcactgactggtatggcaactgctcggcctccgaccgcaaggcactacagagggtagtgagtactgcccagtacatcaccggggccaagctccctgccatctaggacctctatagcaggcggtgtcagaggaaggccctaaaaattgtcaaagactccagccaccctagtcatagactgttctctctactactgcacggcaagcggtactggagtaccaaagtctaggtccaagaggattctaaacagcttctacccacaagccataagactcctgaacagctaatcaaatagttccccagactatttgcattggcccCCCCCTCCCTtatacgctgctgctgctactctctgttattatctatgcatagccactttaataactctacctacatgtacatattacctcaacaccggtgcccccgcacattgactctgtaccagtgcCCTCTGTATAtaaccccgctattgttatttactgctgctctttaattatttgctatTATTATCTCATacttttttgggggaggggggtattttcttaaaactgcattgttggttaagggcttgtaagtaagcatttcgctgtaaggtctacctgttgtattcggcacatgtgacaaataacatttgatttgatatgtaatttggctacataggcctacaaaacattatttacaatggACAGCAAAACCACAATGACAAGAATGGCTTCATATCAAACTCTACGTCATATTGTACCATGCTGCAGCACATTTTACAATATGCAGATTTGTTCTTTAGAAATTTATGTCATGAGACAGGTCATACTGAATAAGGTAACTCACGAGGTACGTTGATTGACCCCGGGATGTTTCCGTACTCTCGGAGTTCCCACGGCTCCCGGACATCTATTACCACACTTGTTCGGGTAGCGATTAGTTTCTTTAATTGTTCGTAAGAGACATCAGTTTCTGGCAATGGGGATGAGCTGAAACTACGTAACAGGTACTCTTTGTGGGTGGCATGGATATCTGAAAGATATAAAACAACGGTTGTTTACTAGTgagcaacaaaataaataatgggTTTACCAGCATTTTGAATGAGTTTTATAGTGTAAAAGACTCACTACAAAAGTTTACAATTAAGCCTCACGTCTTCAACTTCGCTGATTACACAGCCTTAAGACTGGTTATTCATTTCAACCCATGCCAAGCAGACTTACATGATGCACATCGGGAGTGAGTACCGAATGTGTTTGACAGTGCTCTTCGTGAGGCTGAAATGACATTTCGGTTTGCTAAAAGCCATGGAATCGCTGCGGCAAGCCTCGAACAAGCTTTCTGAGCCATgtcaatatttacacgtgtaacTAAATCAAAGGTTTcaaaacaaaactcaaaacggcACTACTGTATTGTTAAGTGTATTCACCGCTCCAGCACTGtcgttttcttcttcttcttctttgggttTTATGAGGAACAACACTCAAAAGGTGTATTGTcgccaccaactggacggggGTAAAACATTTACAAGAGAAAATTCAACTCCATACGGAAAGCGAAAATGTACATTAATCCACATGCacttcaacaacaaaaagtaacaaaaatatatactttccCAATCCTTCAGTCCTTCAAAAACTAAAATACCCTACTCAGGCAGAGAACGTATGGGTAATTGCATACTTGGAGTGTGTCTGAAAGTGGGCGTTGCAAAAAAACATCAGTTGGTGGATCAACAGTGATGGGTGTAACATCAGCACTCCATTACTGGTTAGACCAGCCATAGCCAGGTGCACCACGGCTTAATGTCACCCGGAGCGAGCGTAACACAGGGGAATGTCATCACTGACCCCTAGGTCTAGGGCTCCTTGTGTGCCTGCTTGTTTCTCAGGTTGTTCTTCTTCCCCTCTGTAGATCCAGAACCAGTCCCAGCACCAATCTAGATACCATTGTCCGGTCCCAGCACCAGACCACCCGATGAAGTGCGGAGGGACCAAACACCAGACCTTCACCCCGAGCAAGCGGACCACAGGGGAGTGCCACAATTGTCCTCCAGGTCTAGGGCTCCCTTGTGTCTGCTTGCTCTTCAGGTTGTCTTTCCTCCCCTCTACAGATCCCGACCCAGCCCCAGTTCCCGGTGCCGGGTTCCTGTTTTCTCAGAGGCCCACAGTCCCAGCACCAACCCCTGGTTTTCCAGCACTGTTACCACCACAATTTCTAACCTGGCCCCAACACCAACCCAGGTTTTCCTGGTCCTAGGCCCAACACCAGCACCAACCCTGGACACAGCACTGACCAACCAGAATTGCCACCTTCATCCAGCAACTGGTAGCTCAACCCTTCCCCTCCCCAAAGACACATTGTGGACTGACTGACGGACTGAATTGACTGGCAGATTCGTCTGATTCCTTTTTTTCATTCAttgatttcttttctttttttctcttcttaaCTTTTGTTTGATTGGATGATCAGATGGTTTGCTTTACTTGAATTGATTACTTATAGTTTGAATTGTTGATTATTTTGAATTAATGTTCGACTGAATGTTTACTTGTTGAACATTTTAAACTGTAATGAATTTCGGAATAACCAAATAAATTGACcttaatgtttacatagcaggttaagaGAACTACTGTAGCAGGTTGTGAGAattaatgtggcaggttaggataatgaggataaggttaggaaaagggttaggtttagctaAATGTACCTCTTCAGATGCAAAATCGTTCAATCCCAGAAAGTGTTCAACTGCAAAACAATCAAGTGCCGTCCTTCTGACTGACATGCGCAACATTGCGCGTGCACCGAAGTGTACGCATCACACCAAAGACAGTAAAACGcacttctcaaatcaaatctgtCGTATGTTTACACAAGCATACATATTTTCTTAAGAATATAGCTCCATAATTTACTTTACAACCATCATAACTTCGCTTTTCCTGCTAGCTGTGTTTAACCTGAACGAGCCACCATATTGCGTCACATGTTGAGTTCACCAATTTGACTTTTTGTTGGTTCAGATGGTAGTTCTCTATGTTCCCGATAGTTTTAGAAAGCCAGAATTATAACTGAAACGGTATTTTGCGTTTTGGACACTAGCTACAAGTATTCTGTGGACTTTCGAGTTTCTTGTCGTGTATGACATACAATACAGTTCTCAATCTTTTGAAATAAATTACGACGCTACAGTGTGTTgacatattagctagctagctaacttgctagctcaTTGGCCAGTTTCAGGGAAAAAATAAATAGGTGAGTTGTTTCGTGTTAGcaacaacatattttttaaatcatcagagGCAATGTGGTATTCCAGCTAGTAGCAAAACGCGTTTAAAACCACGAACTCCAAAGTtaacttagttagctagctaacagtctaTATTGCGACCCATTTGACAGTACTAGTAGCTACCTGTAACGTTAGTTAACTTGTCATGCTCTGCGTTAGCTAGACGTCACGGTGGCTTGACTTGGTTTTATATTGTTATATTAAGTGTAATCCAGTTAAAATAGATTTGTAAAAGACAATTAAAAGTATGGTCTGTGTCATGTTTTTGCGTTTGCATCATGTCGAAGTTGATGACTTTATAAATTAGTTGAACCATTGTCGATATCTCTACAGAACAAAAGATTTCAGCTATTGTCGTTTAGATtattgtgtgtgtgactttgcCCTCCTAACGTTAGTTCAGTCTGGAGGCCAGGCATCTTCAGTATTGCCACTCTACAGCTCTTACCCACACTAGATTCAACTTATTCTAATTGTGGTGGCCATTCAAGACCATGACTATGTGATTCTTTGAATCTGGTGTTGTGTTGGGCTGGgctgaaacaaaagcctgcacatacAGCAGCCCGTCAATGCCAGAGATGCCCAGTAAGTAAGTAACCTTGCACGAGTTGGAGCGGCTCGTAAGAGcagatctcctgtttctgtagcgtgaggcagcttgatgaacAAGTATATCCCCTGGACGGGATGCTAGTCTATTGCAGGTCCTTACCgccaatctatctccttaatgctgggTGCCAAGCAGAGACACACTGGGTCCCATTTTTACTGTCTTTAGTATGACTCGGTTAGGGATCGAaatcccaaccttccaatctcaggtgGACACTCAAatcacaaggccactgagttggttaGAGTTGCCCAGCCCTATACTAAATCATGCAGCAAAGCTCTTAGATTTGCCTTCAATGTTTTCTCTTGGCCCGGTCGGTTTTGGGCACTGCTTAAACCCCAGAGTGGTACTGATATTCCTATGTCTCTCCAGTCTACAGCTACAGATGCGGCTAAAGGATCCCTTCTCCTTGAAAGCCGTCGGCATGACTAAGCGGACTAACAAGCCAAGGAAGCCTCGAGATGAGGAGTCGTCGGACGAAGTAAGCGGTAAGATCATGCTCCCTGttgtgatgaaaaaaaaacatatgtttcTATATAGGCTGCCTAAAGAAGTTTAATTGACCCAATAAGCCTTCCGCATGTTCTGCTCTAGTAATGGATAGTCCAATCATGTCTGATTAATTCTACGGCAGGGGACTCGTGTAGTTCAGATTATGCCTTTATTTGACATCTATTGTAAATCATGGTCATTAAGGGATTTGTAGATGCTGGGTTAGCGAGCAACATCAATGTGACTTCTTGCTCCTCAGGGCTGACCTGCCAGCATGTCAGCAAGGCAGTGGACCTGAGCTCAGTCAAGAAGGTGGTGACCTCGAGCATGTGGTCGATGTGTTCAGATTGCCTGAGGGAAAGGACTATGATAGATGGAGAGCCAGCCAGTGGCCACGACATCCTCGTATGCCTCAAGTGCGGCTTCCAGGTGAGCTTGGACTTTGAAATATTTTATCTAAGGCGGGAGGATGAAGGTTCTGTCAGTATTTTGATGTATGAATTGCTGCACGTGACATGCGATTCAGAAGTTATACACTGTTTGTTTCATTTGTAACAATCTGACCGGCAAAGAGGCTACCACCATCCATACTATCTAAGAAATGGTGATCCAGTGATCTTTACCCCTTTCACAGGGCTGTAGCCAGTCAGAGagccagcactccaccaagcatcACCAAACCCTCCACCTTGAGTCCCACTGCATCACCGTCAGCCTCGGCACCTGGAAGGCCTGGTGAGGACCCTACAGCAACACATGGAACATACAGATTATAACAGGacgacaacatttttttttacagccatTCTGCCGTTCCAAATAGGCTGATGTAGCACTATCCCTTTGTCTTCACTGTAGGCAAAGGGTCTTAAACTGAAAAGTTATTTGAATATTTACATTTTGCCTCAGAATATCTCCAGTAAATGTTGTGAGCAGTAGTTATTCACACCACctaaaataatgacaatttacatCAGTAAGTTGATGGCTGTgtttgctgctctctctctctctctctctcttcaatttgTTCACAGGTGTTTTGAATGTAATGAAGAGCTCTCCACTCACTGCAATAAGAAGGCTTTGGCCCAGACCCTGGACTTCCTACAAAAGCACTCTGTCAAGGCAGCCTCAGGTAACACGTTCAACACCTGACAAGGCCAGCCACTCAATGAAAGGTGATACATTTGAGGTATATTTATGTGTAGACTAAGAGAACAGCAAGGCTACCACCTGAAATGAAAAAGGGTGGGTAAACAGTGCTACACCGCACAAGGTGCTGCTACAACTCCCACTTTTTTTCAAATTGAAATATTGACGTTTCTTGGCTTTGACAAAGGCGCTGGACTGAATGAAAAGCTGAAGAATTTAATAAATGAGAACCACTATTCAAAAAAAACTCTTCTATCTTCTAGGCTAGAGCCTAGATTTCCAAGAAGCAATTTCAGCTTCCTTTCACTTCTATGTATTTTGAGTGCAATTGCTATTGGTTTTTACAATATGTGCTAATACATAGAGATATAGGTTATTACTGAATGCAGAAACCCTCTGTGGAGACTCTTCTCCTCTATAAACTTACATTGGTGCCTGTAACTCCATTGATGTTCACCTGAAGGTGTGGAGTTGAGTGTAACACACCAGCTCCCCCTGGTGGCCAAGGCTTTTTGGATTCCAGAATCCAGGCACCTTTTTCTTTGAAACTGTGGCCCATAAAATTGTTAGCTAAGGATGTGCATCTCTTCTTTCATGAAAGATTCGATACGCATCTAGCTGCATGGGCTCCGATATGATTCAGGAacgatacgttttagtttgaaacgattcggTTTGATTAGGGGAACAAATTGATGTGATGCGATGCACTAAAATGTATTGCATGAACACATTTCTATTTAAATATCTGCTGCTGAAGGGAGCTCTGGAACTGGGCCTCTCTGATCTGGTTACTTctctaagctgtgtgtgtgtgtgtgtgtgtgtgtgtgtgtgtgtgtgtgtgtgtgtgtgtgtgtgtgtgtgtgtgtgtgtgtgtgtgtgtgtgtgtgtgtgtgagcgagagagaccaTGTCAAAGGTGTGTATAGGCAGTTGAGCCCAGACTgagcatctaccaccccactatcagattaggggtGGTGGAAATTTATGCTTTTTGTCCCCCCCACTTTTTTTCTGAAACCACATCACCCACTGATTTAACTTGTCATTTTTACAGATTCAAAATGTTTTGAGCTAGTACTATGTCAATATTTAGAAATTAGCATGGTATTTAGCAAATTAATATTATGCCGCTTTGGATTTTACCCTGTCTTGAAAGTGAATGGTTTAGACAGGGTTGTCAACTAGGTTAGGCCTTGtgccaattttttttctgggctAATAGTCTGCGGGCCAGAACATAACTTGTATATAATATTAGCACAATTAATTGGCCTACACTACGAATTGAACAACATTTTTAACACATCTGATTAGTACATGATAAATTCAGtgacaaaaacataataattttgATCTGATTACATTCATAAAATCACCATGTTCCTCCCTATTCATTTATTTTAGTCTTTCTCTGTGCGTTGATTGGTGGGGTAAAACAGGTCTACGtagcctactgtaggctacactacTTTTTTTAACGTCAACATTTGTTCAGAACAATTAGCTTGATCGTAAGAGAAAATGTCGCTCTCAAAAAGTATCAAAAGAAAGGTGGATAATGAAAATGCAAGTTTCCGGGAAGAGTGTAAGGAGAGATGCGTTCATCTTACTGTATTTTCCCAATGCCAAGCCAGTgtgtcttatttgcaatgaaaTAATTCAATCTCAGACGTCATTCTAAATCTAAGCATGGACCTTTCAAAGTGGCCTTCCTGCCCCAGACAGAGGCCAGACGCAGAAACATTGAAGCCTACACACACGGCTTTTTTGGCAGACATATTTTGACACTTAAACAGGTTAAATCTGTAGTTACAAGGAAGAGGGAAAACTGTCGTGTACATGGTGGAAAAACTTGAGGCCTTTACACAGAAATTTGAGGAGTTCGATTTGGACTTGTCATCTGGAAGGCTACTGCACTTCAGCACACTGAAGAAACGACAGGCAGTGGGACCAGGCCGCAGCATTGTCACAGAGGGGGTGGAAGATTTCATCAAGCAGCTGAGGGACAACTTTTCCACCAGATTTGAAGACTACAGCGTGCCCGAAGATATTCCATTTGTACGTGATCCTCTCACAGTCCGCCCAGGTGGAGAATTCTCCTCCCTTACTAAGAAAACGATACCCTCGCTGGATGAGGCTGCAATTCAAACTGAGCTGAATGAATTCCAGACATCGAGCCAAATCAGGGATGCGCTCAGGAACGCCGAGTCCTTGTGTGCGTTGTGGGTGGCATGCTCAGAGGAATACAGCACAATAAAGA
It encodes the following:
- the tstd3 gene encoding thiosulfate sulfurtransferase/rhodanese-like domain-containing protein 3; translation: MAQKACSRLAAAIPWLLANRNVISASRRALSNTFGTHSRCASYIHATHKEYLLRSFSSSPLPETDVSYEQLKKLIATRTSVVIDVREPWELREYGNIPGSINVPLGQVNIALQLNPEEFKEKYGGDMPQPTDHIVFSCLAGIRSQKALDQAVALGYKDVQHYAGGWQDWAKCEQES